The uncultured Methanoregula sp. genomic sequence TGTTACACCAAATAACCTGCAGGCTTCCGGATTGACATACGTAAATAGGCCTTTAATCTGGATGATGATGGCCTCTGGAGCGCTCTCAGCAACGATGCGGAATTTTTCTTCGCTCTCCCGCAGGGCACTATCAGCCCGTTTCCTGTCCGTGATATCCAGAAATGTCACCACAGCCCCGACAACTTCTCCTTTGAAACGCTGCGGATACGACCAGTACTCGGCAGGAAATGATGTACCGTCAGCACGCCAGAGCACTTCATCATCCACGTGCGTACCCTCTCCTTTTCGGAATGCCTGATAAATCCTGCATTCATGTACCGGGTAGAGTGAGCCGTCTGCATGTTTTGCGTGAATCAGCCAGTGCATGTTTTTCCCCAGCAGATCTTCCTGATGATCGTATCCAAGCAGGCGGAGACAGGCATTGTTGCAGAATGTGCAGTTGCCGTGGATATCAAGCCCGTAGATTGCCTCTGCTGTGGAATTCAGCAGGAGGAGAATATTCTCCTCGCTCTTCCGCAGCGCATCCTCCGCCCTCCTGCGTTCGGTGATGTCCAGCACCGTACCGACAATGGTGACGATATTACGCCTGTCATCATACCTGCCCTGGAAAGTCGAGTGATAATACCCTGTGCTCTTATCCGGCCGGAGAAACCGCTGTTCATACGAACCAGGTTCGTGGGAGTCAGTTGCTCTCTGGATCAGTTCCTGGTCGCGTTTCTGCTCTTCCGGCCATGGTGATAACTCAAGAATTGAATCAATCCGTGGTGTGAATTCATTTGGATCAAGACCAAAAATCCTGAATACCTCGTCAGACCATTCGACATGCCCCGTCTTCAAATCCCATGTCCAGAAACCAAGGTGTGCCATTTCCTGGGCTTCCTGCAACCGTTTACCGCTCTCCCGGAGTTCCTCTTCAGCGGTCATTTTCCTGAGGGTGTTGCCCAGTTCCCGTGCAATCGAGATAAGTGTCACTTTCTCGTCTTCCGTGACCACATGCCGCTTTTTGCTGATAACGTTCAGGCATCCGCTGATACCCCCCGGAGTATCGAGGGGAACGCTGACAACCGAACAAAACCCGGTCTTCTGTGCATTTTCCGGGGAGATCTGTTCATAATGATCGGTTATGATCGGCTGACCCCTAAGAAACAGTGCGTCATAGGGAGGCTGATGGACCGGCACAGTTCTGACCTGCTCAAGGAATTCAGGTAGGAGGTTCCGGGAACAGGCAATCGTTGCCATCCCGGTCTCCGGATCAATGATATAAATTCCCCCGGCATCATAGTCCATCAGATCAAGCGTATCGTCAAGAATTTCATATAAGAGAGCCTGGCGGTTTTCGGCCCGGTTTGCCGTTGTGATGATCTTGTTGAGGATAGATAATTTCCTGGCCTGCCGGGTCAGGGTCTCATTCATCCGGGCTACTTCATCCTCTGCCTTCCGGCGCCCGGTGATATCAATCCCGACACCGATAAAGAACGCAGGTTTTCCGGACTCCTGTTTCACAGGGTTTCCGTGCCATTCCACTACATAGACCTTCCCCGATTTGCTGATGTTCCGGTTCACGCTGACGGTTGGCCTGCCATCGATATTCTCCTGGAATACCCGGATCAGGTCCTCACGGTCTTCAGCCGGAACAACGGTTGTCATATAATCCGTGCCAACGATCTCTTCTGACGTGTATTCCAGTGCATTGAGCATGGCACGGTTCATCATGAGGATCCTGCCATCCGCCCCGATGGCCGTGTAAAACGCCGGGGATGCATCCAGCAGCAGACGGGAAAATTCCTGCTCATCCCGGAGAGCCTTCTCCGCCAGCCTAAGGTCTGTGATGTCCAAAAATGTGCCTTCAATCCACTGGATCTGCTTCGGTTCGTTTTTTACAAGGTGGGCGCTCGCGAGAATGATGACAGGTTTACCGGTAACGGTCTTTGCATTGACCGTGTAATTCCGGATAAATCCTTTTGCCAGCAGTTCCTTTACATAGCTCTCGCGGTCATGGGGATTCTGCCAGAAATCCGGCAGTATGGTTCCTTTCATATCCTGTTCCGGATCGATTCCAAGGATATGGTTGAACGCCACATTGTGCTCAATCACCACTCCCTCAAGTGTGCAGCTGTAATATCCTTCATCAAGAAGTCTTACGGTTTCCCGGAACTTCCTCTCGCTCGCGAGAATCGCAGCCTCGGCCCGTTTGTGCTCGGTAACGTTCATCGCAATACCGACGAATCGTGTCCTGGGTGCCGTTGCCGGGGAAGTGACATACTGTCCACGGGTGAAGATCCATGCCCATTCCCCGGCCTTGGTCCGGATGCGGTGTTCGCTCTCGTAAATTGGAGATTCACCCCGCAGGTATGCCTCGGCCTTGGGCATCCAGACCGCTACATCTTCCTGGTTGTGATAAGATAGCCATTCCTCCAGCGTGCCTGGCAGCTCTCCGGGAGTATAGCCGAGCAGCGCGTGGAACGGGTTGTCAAAACTGACCTGGCGGGTCTCAGTGTTCCATTCCCACACACCTGCATTACCAACGCCAAGTGCCAGGGAAAGACGGGTCGCATTCTCCCGCAACATCTCTTCTGCCACTTTTTGGGCAGTAATATCGGTGATCGATCCCTCGGCCACATCCCGCTCGTGATTATACCGGGCTGAGAATACCGCACAGAACAGGTTTCCGGTTGACCTGTTTTTGAACCTCACGACATGATTTTCGATATATCCCTGATCCCTGAGGATCCGGCTCACTTCAGCGCGTGCGTCCGGGCTTTCATAAAGCCCGAGCACATCTTTTCCCAGAGCCTCTTCTACTGAGGGAAAACCGAAGAGATCGCAGTACCGCTGGTTGCAGGCAACCACGCTTGCATCTTTGAGGCTCGTCTCAAAGAGGCCCACCTGTGCATAATGGTACAGGTTCCGGTATTTCCGCTCGCTCTCTTTGAGCGCCTGCTGGACATCAGCGAGTTCCTCATAGTTTGCACGGATCTCTTCTTCGCTGGCAGTGATCTTCAGGTATGCATCCTGAAGATTGTCATACGGCTGCCTGAGAGTGACAATCATAAATGCCCGGTAGATGAGGTAAACCGATATGAGGCGGAAGAGGTGTCCGAGCATGTTCATGAATCCGTACACGCTTACGTACGTAGTGAACGCCAGTTCGCCGAGAATGAGGAATACCTGCGCAGCAACGAGGAACTTCCAGACCGCCGGGGTGAAGTGCTCTCTTTTCAGGATCAGGATGGCGATGGTGACAATGAGGATGAGCGAGATGATGTATTCACTGGCGATCTTGAATGGCGTGAGCCCGGTGCCCTCGATGAAACAGTGCGGAAAGTTCTGCCAGACAAAGATGCTCATAAAGAGCAGGGCACAGGCAGCAGTGCAGCTTGCGAGGACGATGCCTGCATCGTACTTGCGGTCTTTGGTTATGGATCTCCCGATGAAAATGGCTGCAATCAGGAACGTGATACTCTGGAAGTATCTGGCTGCGATCCAGAGCTGGGTGGGAAGGTCGGCGTCATTACCGGGAAATACCCCCATCCCCTTGTAAGCAAGGGCGTGGACCATGTCGATACCCCCGATAAAAAGGAACGAGATCCCGACAATGAGAAAGAATGCATCCGGGATAGTTCTCCTGATATTCCAGATAATTATGAAGATCGAGAATGCAACTGCGATACATGCCAGTTCGACGATCCCGTGAAAGAGGAGGTAATTATAGAGGCTGATACCATACAGACCCGCAAGGATGGCAAACGCTACCACCAGCTGTAAAAGAGTTATCGGGCGGAGTATCTCCCGGATCCATGTGCCGGGTGTCTTATGCTCCTCAGCCATTACACCATCCTGAACAGACCCTGATATGCATGATGAGGAGCTTTTTGCTTATAAGGCTATTTCAAAAAAAGCTTGCCGGGGAGATTCTCCCGTCGGGGAAAACCGGAAGAATTGAGAACCTGTTCTCCGATGATTACCTTCACTCCCCAACCTGGCTGTATGTACCCCGCACATTTCCGGAACCATCCAGCATTTTCTGTACCCTGATAAAAAACTGCGTCGCGTTACCTGGTCCTTTTTCTATCGTTCCCTGCAGTTGCTGGCTGCCCGCGGTACTGTTATCCATGACAGAACACCCGGGTCGGATCCATTGATCACCAAATTTTGATGTACTGACAGTCTCGTGGAATCCAGATGAATGTATCTCACGAATCATTATGGGCACTTCCGGCATTTCTCGGAACGGAGTGGTTGCCGGTTCTTCTGTCGGGGTTGTGGTTACGTCACGTTGATCAGGGAATACATTTTTCCCGTCTGCATTGTTGAGATGTCCTCCCGGGCGAATCTTAAAAAAAGCGGGATTTTGGGATCCGGTTCCAGATATGAATTTTTTGCTCAACCACAAACCTGTTGAACACGTTATTCATACCCGTATATTACTGATATGAAAAAAAATACCAAATTCCCGGCAGGAGTCAAAAATCAGATCCTTGTATCCATATTTCTTTTCAGTCTCCTGATTCAGGCTGCTCCTGCAGCGGTTCAGGATTCGCCGGGACGGATAACCATGCTTCAGAATGTGCCGGATCTCAACAGGTCCGGGACATCTCCTGCCAATATGACCGTGCCGCAGGAATACCAGATCACCCCTACTCCCATCACTATCTTTAAAGCAGAGGTGACTGTCGGTTCGCTGCCCGGCCCGAGGGATATGGCTTACGGCCCGAGCGTTATCGGCATTTCTGTTGATCCACGTTCTCTTGCTGTTGTCATTGTTGTGATCGTTATTGTCGTCATTGGAGGGTACTGGTTTTTTGGAAAACGAAACCGGGGGAGCTGAACCGGTGTCATCACATTACTTCTGTTTTTGATCGAAGATACTGTGAAAAGCGGATTCGCCGGACACTTTTGGACTGTACCCGTGCTCAATACACCAGTTTTCATTAATCCTCTGGCGATAATTTCGGTCTGTTTTTTATTGCCTGCAGGAAATATGGTAATGAAGTATCATGGATAGTGGCAGGACAAGGGACCATGAAGACGACAATGCTCCTTATCTCCCCGAACGATACCGCCGTCATGTGAACGCCCGCAGACAACAAAAACTGATAAAAAAGATCCTCATCGTCGCGGCTGCCATTGTTGTAATCCTCGCTTTTGGTCTGGTTCTTTCCGGAGGATTTTCCGGCCTGCAGGTGCCCGCTCTGCCAGCCCTTCCCCCCTCTCAAGCCACTCCTGCCACTCCTGCATCCTCCATTTCCCCGAAGGTAACTGCCACGGTCAGCCCTGATGTGAATATAACCGTTCCTGCTGCTCCCGCAATTGTGCTTGGACCGGGAATACAGGAAGGCAGCGCAGATTCCGGCCTGCTGTCCCTGGAAACGGCGATTGATCTCATGCACCTTGAATATCCGTTACCTGATTATACCCTTGCCAGTGTTAACCTGACCGGGCAATCCGGAAAAAAAATCTATGAGTTTGTTATCCAGCCACATGCAGGAATAAAAAGCCATGCCGGCATAATGGCCGGTATCGACGCCGCGACTGGTGAACCTTATACTGCCGGGCAGGAATCGGTAAAGATCAGTGCAGCACAGGCAAAGCGGATTCTCGGTACTGCCTTCCCGTATCTGAAACCTGACCAGATACGGGTGCGGTACACCAATGTTACGGATTCACCACGCTCATGGGTTTTTGTGCTCGTTAAGGATAATTCAGGTATTCTCTCCGGATCCCTTGACCCGGAAACCGGCCAGATCACCTCATTTTCCCTCAAGGTATCCCCTGCAGATCGGCCGGCGAACCCGATTTTGTCCATGACCGATGCTCAGAAGATCGCTGACCGGACGATCACCGGATGGAACGGGCAGCTCCCGATCAAAATGAACAGCGGACTTTACGAATCTTCAGGGAAGGCCGGCTTACCGGTTGCAGGCAGGTACGTATTCGAATATAACCGGATCATCCAGGACCAGCCCTGCGATGTGGATGGTTTTACTCTGGCGGTCGATTCTGTGAGCGGGGAAGTCACCGGATATGAACGGCGGTGGAGCGACCCTGACAATGCGTTTTCTGTTGCATCGGATTCTCTCGTGGCGAAACGTGATGCAACGTTTATCGTCCTCCAGAATGCAAGCGGGATCGCGCCGGCATCTGTCCAGAGCATGCAGGTCCTGTCAGCCCGGCTGCTATGGAAAGACCTGCATGCGCCGGGCCAGACCCCCCGGCCGGGGACCATCCCCCTTGCCTGGAAAGTGACATTTGATGATGATATCCTTCGCGCACGACAACCCCCCGTTGTGGCAACTGCCTGGATCGATGCCCAGACCGGGGCAATTCTCGACATGAATTTCCATCACTGACAACTTCCGTTCATGCGATATCAGGATTTCATCGGCTGGAAAAACACCCATCAGCCCGCGATTTTTTGTAATGACCGATCATAACATATGATGGTTTTCGCACGTTTTGATGGAGTGAAAACGAAAAAAATGATTAGTATATGATATTCACTTTCTGGATCGAAGCCGGGGCAGTACGGGATATTGAGAGCGCTGCCCCGATAGCGGGCTTGATCTCCATCTGGAACTGGTCGTTTTTCATAATTGCACTGGACGGCTTTGCCATGATGTCGAACTGTTCGCCTTTTTCAAGAACGTCATCAATTGTAACCTCGTTCTGGACCGATGCAATGGTCCATCGTCCTGCTCCCGGTGCATTCAGTTTTGTTCCCCTGGCCAGTGTTTCAAGCACCGATGCATTGCTGTACGTAATTACGACCTTGTCGAAGTCGACCGGAGTTCCGCCGGGGGCAAGTGCCGTTGAGAAGTTGATGGTATCAATTGAAGTTCCTGCAACACCTGTTCCGTAAACATTTCCAACGATTTCAAGGGTTGAGCTCGCCTGCTGTACACCCGTGTGGACGACTTCCTGGCTTTTCTGTGTAGTGAAGAACCCGGCGCCGAGCACCACGTACGAGAACACCGCCGCGACAACAACGAATGCGATGAGCACAATCGCTGCCTCAAGGCCGGTGAATGCATTTTCATGATTGATGGATCTCATATTTTACCTCTCTTCTTCCGGAGACTGGAAATCACCAGTACCCATTTCTAATTTATTGTCTTAATATAGATATTTTTACCCTCTAATGGCAAATCAGATTTATTAAAACGCTTAGTGCAAATTAGAAATGTATTTATATAAATTAATGTAAATGTAAAAAAAACCCCCGTTCGGAAGTGACAATATCCATGGAACACACGGGATTTTGAGGAAAAAAGCCAATTGAAATGACAACCAGTCCCGGAATTATATTTTCAGAAACCGCTGACCGGAATTTTCGTAATGTGCCCTTCAAGATTCCCGTTTCAGATAATAACAGATGAATCCAGCCGGATTTTTTTTAAAACCGGGGGATATGTCATGAATCAGACCTGCCCCGGAACCTGTATCTGGAAAAACGCGGCATCCACGAATGGGAATCATGGTAAGAATTCACTAATCCGCGTGATTCAATCAGAATACGATATAATTGAGAGAACCTGGTGTTTGTTATGGCTTATGCTGCAGACAACAATCGAAGACAGGACGGATTAAAGAACGAACGGATTGACAACGGATAAAAAGAGAATGTTCAGCACCGGTCGCAGGTATATTCCACCCTGAGAGCGGTCTTGCGCATGTCGCCCCGGATCTGCTTTTTCCCACCGGCAATGAA encodes the following:
- a CDS encoding PAS domain S-box protein — protein: MAEEHKTPGTWIREILRPITLLQLVVAFAILAGLYGISLYNYLLFHGIVELACIAVAFSIFIIIWNIRRTIPDAFFLIVGISFLFIGGIDMVHALAYKGMGVFPGNDADLPTQLWIAARYFQSITFLIAAIFIGRSITKDRKYDAGIVLASCTAACALLFMSIFVWQNFPHCFIEGTGLTPFKIASEYIISLILIVTIAILILKREHFTPAVWKFLVAAQVFLILGELAFTTYVSVYGFMNMLGHLFRLISVYLIYRAFMIVTLRQPYDNLQDAYLKITASEEEIRANYEELADVQQALKESERKYRNLYHYAQVGLFETSLKDASVVACNQRYCDLFGFPSVEEALGKDVLGLYESPDARAEVSRILRDQGYIENHVVRFKNRSTGNLFCAVFSARYNHERDVAEGSITDITAQKVAEEMLRENATRLSLALGVGNAGVWEWNTETRQVSFDNPFHALLGYTPGELPGTLEEWLSYHNQEDVAVWMPKAEAYLRGESPIYESEHRIRTKAGEWAWIFTRGQYVTSPATAPRTRFVGIAMNVTEHKRAEAAILASERKFRETVRLLDEGYYSCTLEGVVIEHNVAFNHILGIDPEQDMKGTILPDFWQNPHDRESYVKELLAKGFIRNYTVNAKTVTGKPVIILASAHLVKNEPKQIQWIEGTFLDITDLRLAEKALRDEQEFSRLLLDASPAFYTAIGADGRILMMNRAMLNALEYTSEEIVGTDYMTTVVPAEDREDLIRVFQENIDGRPTVSVNRNISKSGKVYVVEWHGNPVKQESGKPAFFIGVGIDITGRRKAEDEVARMNETLTRQARKLSILNKIITTANRAENRQALLYEILDDTLDLMDYDAGGIYIIDPETGMATIACSRNLLPEFLEQVRTVPVHQPPYDALFLRGQPIITDHYEQISPENAQKTGFCSVVSVPLDTPGGISGCLNVISKKRHVVTEDEKVTLISIARELGNTLRKMTAEEELRESGKRLQEAQEMAHLGFWTWDLKTGHVEWSDEVFRIFGLDPNEFTPRIDSILELSPWPEEQKRDQELIQRATDSHEPGSYEQRFLRPDKSTGYYHSTFQGRYDDRRNIVTIVGTVLDITERRRAEDALRKSEENILLLLNSTAEAIYGLDIHGNCTFCNNACLRLLGYDHQEDLLGKNMHWLIHAKHADGSLYPVHECRIYQAFRKGEGTHVDDEVLWRADGTSFPAEYWSYPQRFKGEVVGAVVTFLDITDRKRADSALRESEEKFRIVAESAPEAIIIQIKGLFTYVNPEACRLFGVTNPADILGKPVIDRFHPDFQEIVRNRISRINDTREPVGRVEEVILRIDGTPVPVEVSAVPVVYTGSCGALVFLTNITERKQAENALIESRAKLAAALASMTDAVFISDTKGLVIDFNDAFVTYHRFTTREECARTFAEYPDIIDVFMANGEPTPLDMWAVPRALRGETVTNAEYSLRRRDTGETWMGSYSFGPIRDKDGMIIGSVVSVRDITEHKQAEQQRESLIRELERKNAELERFTYTVSHDLKSPLITIKGFAGLLESDARSGDQDQLRKDIDRINVAADTMQALLNDVLELSRVGRIINPPKKVEFGMIAREAVDLLAGPLAERGAVVEIEPGLPEVFVDHARIREVLVNLIENAIKFSGDKTKPRIHIGVETGGEMPAFFVRDNGIGIDPRYLARIFNLFEKLNASVPGTGIGLPIVKRIIEGHGGRIWAESEGDGKGTTIRFTLTSAGTDPTDNNNNRQIKEKNK
- a CDS encoding flagellin; the encoded protein is MRSINHENAFTGLEAAIVLIAFVVVAAVFSYVVLGAGFFTTQKSQEVVHTGVQQASSTLEIVGNVYGTGVAGTSIDTINFSTALAPGGTPVDFDKVVITYSNASVLETLARGTKLNAPGAGRWTIASVQNEVTIDDVLEKGEQFDIMAKPSSAIMKNDQFQMEIKPAIGAALSISRTAPASIQKVNIIY